Proteins from a genomic interval of Trichoderma breve strain T069 chromosome 2, whole genome shotgun sequence:
- a CDS encoding fasciclin domain-containing protein — protein sequence MARFAAIGALSLAAIQAAHALVLPEAAVPNQAPLGANDEVTALIKDNAMIGPHHLDDDIEAAESFFNAVSSIRGHIHEDFGQAVADLVGLGNGNGYTADVGSPGHHHHDDDSSFTIYELISKSKFTKKFAKLVDDHPSVVDLLNSTSANYTLFVPVDKAFEDIPDDHKKPSKEFIENALLYHIAEGEYPARKILHSYTLPTAYDEELLGGEPQRLRPSVNLGGVKLNFYSKVIAADIAAKNGIIHAVNHILVPPPFIGRIITLFPDRFSTLLLAYEKTDFVKEIHGINLKGSTVFVPTNEAFNWLGPRANAFLFNTNKGHKYLKAILKYNIVPNATLYTDAFYDERESEQQKEPVEELTSEHYDLPTLLGDAHISVDIARIFGFASIKVNGYSRVVIPNGVAKNGVIHVVNRVPLPPHKGHRHHHSENVGEIDVKDLMNRLADYV from the exons ATGGCCAGattcgctgccattggcgcgCTGTCGCTGGCCGCTATTCAAGCAGCCCACGCGCTGGTTTTACCCGAAGCAGCCGTGCCAAATCAGGCACCGCTCGGTGCAAATGACGAGGTCACAGCCTTGATCAAGGACAATGCCATGATCGGCCCCCACCACCTGGACGACGATATCGAAGCGGCcgagagcttcttcaacgccGTATCGTCCATCCGCGGCCACATCCACGAGGACTTTGGCCAGGCCGTGGCCGATCTCGTCGGGCTGGGTAACGGCAACGGTTACACGGCAGACGTCGGCAGCCCcggccaccatcaccacgacgacgacagcAGCTTTACGATATACGAGCTAATCTCCAAGAGCAAGTTCACCAAAAAGTTCGCCAAGCTAGTCGACGACCACCCTAGCGTGGTGGATCTGCTCAACAGCACCTCTGCCAACTACACGCTCTTTGTACCTGTGGACAAGGCCTTTGAGGACATCCCGGACGATCACAAGAAGCCTAGCAAAGAGTTTATCGAAAACGCCCTGCTCTACCACATTGCCGAGGGCGAGTATCCCGCCCGCAAGATCCTGCACTCGTACACGCTGCCCACTGCCTACGACGAGGAACTTCTCGGCGGTGAGCCTCAGAGGCTTCGTCCCTCTGTCAATCTGGGCGGAGTCAAGCTCAACTTCTACAGCAAAGTGATCGCTGCTGACATT GCAGCCAAGAACGGCATTATCCATGCCGTCAATCACATCCTGGTGCCGCCCCCTTTTATCGGTCGAATCATCACGCTGTTCCCTGACCGGTTCTCGACCCTGCTGCTTGCCTATGAGAAGACggactttgtcaaggagATTCACGGCATCAACCTCAAGGGCAGCACCGTCTTTGTCCCCACCAATGAGGCTTTTAACTGGCTAGGGCCCAGGGCAAATGCCTttctcttcaacaccaacaaggGCCACAAGTACCTAAAGGCCATTCTCAAGTATAACATTGTGCCCAACGCTACGCTCTACACCGATGCGTTCTACGACGAGAGAGAGTCGGAGCAGCAAAAGGAGCCAGTTGAGGAGCTTACGAGCGAGCACTACGACCTGCCCACGCTGCTCGGCGACGCACACATCAGCGTCGACATTGCCCGCATTTTTGGGTTTGCCTCCATCAAGGTGAATGGCTATTCGCGAGTGGTTATTCCCAACGGTGTGGCCAAGAACGGCGTCATCCATGTCGTCAACCGAgttcctctccctcctcacaagggccaccgccaccaccatTCAGAGAACGTTGGTGAGATCGACGTCAAGGATCTGATGAACAGACTTGCGGATTACGTGTGA
- a CDS encoding nmrA-like family domain-containing protein codes for MSKIITVFGATGNQGGSVVEAILADPALSKEFKIRGITRDVNKPKAKALAAKGVELVSADMSSSSSVAPAVQGAHTVFLVTNFWESMSSDTEISQGKAVVDASKAAGVQHIIFSSLINASEASSGRLPNISHFDGKARIEEYIRSSGVPGTFVLPGMFMSGFETMIRKNPPNEPAGYTLALPVEPSKAKAPLFDAAEDTGKFVKAAIKNFPSQAGSRILAASDYYTIDQLISEFSEVMGKPAHAVQIDDDKFKSFLSPVAAQELLENMKLLEDPGYYAGESLAGSLALLEEKPTTWKEFVEKNKEKWSNFDH; via the exons ATGTCCAAGATCATCACCGTCTTCGGCGCCACGGGTAACCAAGGAGGCTCTGTCGTCGAAGCCATCCTCGCAGACCCAGCCCTATCCAAAGAATTCAAAATCCGCGGCATCACCCGCGACGTAAACAAGCCAAAAGCCAAAGCGCTCGCAGCCAAGGGCGTCGAGCTCGTCTCA GCCGACatgtcctcatcctcatccgtCGCCCCCGCCGTGCAAGGCGCCCAcaccgtcttcctcgtcacaAACTTCTGGGAGAGCATGTCCTCCGACACCGAAATCTCCCAAGGCaaggccgtcgtcgacgCCAGCAAGGCCGCGGGCGTCCAGcacatcatcttctcctcgctCATCAACGCCTCCGAAGCGAGCAGCGGCCGCTTGCCCAACATCTCGCACTTTGACGGCAAGGCCAGGATCGAGGAGTACATCCGCTCCAGCGGTGTCCCCGGCACGTTTGTCCTGCCGGGCATGTTCATGAGCGGCTTCGAGACAATGATTCGCAAGAACCCGCCCAACGAGCCCGCAGGGTACACGTTGGCTCTGCCTGTTGAGCcgtcaaaggcaaaggcgCCCCTGTTTGATGCCGCCGAAGACACGG GCAAGTTTGTAAAGGCAGCTATAAAAAACTTCCCCTCGCAGGCGGGAAGCCGCATCCTTGCGGCGTCAGACTACTACACCATTGACCAGCTCATCTCCGAGTTCTCGGAGGTCATGGGCAAACCGGCCCACGCTGTGCAgatcgacgacgacaagtTCAAGTCGTTTCTCTCCCCAGTGGCGGCACAGGAGTTGCTGGAGAATATGAAGCTTCTGGAAGACCCCGGCTACTATGCCGGTGAATCTCTGGCTGGAAGCTTGGCcttgctggaagagaagccgACGACCTGGAAGGAATTTGtggagaagaacaaagagaaGTGGTCTAATTTTGATCattga
- a CDS encoding transaldolase/Fructose-6-phosphate aldolase domain-containing protein has product MPSLLDALRQHSVIDCDTLDSEVAKNLGPFVDCTSNQAIAFFELSKVSNGDPSLHHEVLIRESARDADRLHEIRGQTSLPEFIVEIMMVKLQLLIAPYITGYVHVQTNPKLSYSQAGTVVNAQRIIAIFRALAPDFDTKRICIKIPATWEGLCACRTLEANGVTTLATTMFCMEQAVLASDANCTYIAPYINELKVHFETGYIDHNKAFAFCREAQAYYNAHNLRTRVLAASLTSVDEVLQLAGVNHITISPILLHALSRLDVSKTTKRPGQYFADEPAAKSLNALKYASILRDESAWKLAFTRSGFGTSEGKIIQAINYFSDFQEKLEELAGRYVS; this is encoded by the exons ATGCCGTCTCTACTAGATGCTCTCCGGCAACACAGTGTTATTGATTGCGATACACTAGACAGCGAAG TGGCCAAGAATCTGGGGCCTTTTGTAGACTGCACTTCGAACCAG GCCATTGCATTCTTCGAACTTTCTAAAGTTTCTAATGGAGATCCTTCCCTACACCATGAAGTATTGATCCGAGAGAGTGCGAGAGACGCCGATAGACTGCATGAGATTCGAGGTCAAACGTCTTTACCCGAGTTCATCGTCGAGATTATG ATGGTCAAGCTGCAGTTGTTGATTGCTCCCTATATCACGGGATACGTTCATGTTCAAACGAATCCCAAATTGTCATACTCACAGGCGGGAACGGTGGTCAACGCTCAAA GGATTATTGCCATATTCAGAGCATTGGCACCCGATTTTGATACCAAGCGTATCTGTATCAAGATACCTGCGACATGGGAGGGTCTTTGCGCATGTCGCACTTTGGAAGCCAACGGCGTAACCACGCTGGCGACAACGATGTTTTGCATGGAGCAAGCAGTTCTAGCCTCGGATGCAAATTGCACTTATATCGCGCCCTATATCAACGAACTGAAGGTGCACTTCGAAACAGG GTACATTGACCACAATAAAGCTTTCGCCTTCTGCCGTGAAGCTCAGGCTTACTACAATGCACACAATCTTCGCACCCGCGTTCTTGCTGCGTCTCTCACGTCTGTCGATGAAGTGTTACAACTAGCAGGGGTGAATCACATCACAATTTCTCCGATACTTCTGCATGCGTTATCGCGTCTGGACGTTTCTAAAACGACAAAGAGACCGGGCCAGTATTTTGCAGATGAACCAGCCGCGAAGAGCTTGAATGCCCTGAAATATGCCTCCATTCTGCGAGATGAGAGCGCTTGGAAACTTGCATTCACAAGGAGCGGTTTTGGAACAAGTGAAGGAAAGATCATTCAAGCCATCAATTACTTTTCCGACTTccaagagaagctggaagaGCTTGCTGGACGTTACGTATCATGA
- a CDS encoding ubiA prenyltransferase family domain-containing protein, giving the protein MRSPLVLALAPELQLLSRRSIRASPRWLSTSPSLGAPRSSKAPATSTSTSSTTPPSNPQSQTPQQLSELAPHRRRQARKQALAQATSSEAPLPPDASSLLTSAAAAQPKDSFRRTFSTFLSLSKPRLTVLVVLSAMAPYALYPVPEMLMPTMTETPSLSPLTLFFLTTGTALCSASANTLNMLYEPSTDAKMTRTRNRPLVRGLISNRAAALFAILCGAAGAGALYFGVNPTVSFLGLSNIVLYAGVYTPLKAVTAFNTWVGAVVGGIPPLMGWAAAAGEAATKDGSWRELLLASDGSSIGGWLLAGLLFAWQFPHFMALSWPIREEYKAAGLRMLAWTNPARNGRVALRYSLVFFPLCFGLCAAGVTDWYFALTSLPINLWLAREAVRFWKFEGHKGSARGLFWASVWHLPGVMILALLHKKGMWSRAWRSVFGDDEEGEWEEEELEEMASMTATTVAQKDESTQPGR; this is encoded by the exons ATGCGGTCACCATTGGTCTTAGCTCTTGCGCCGGAGCTTCAATTGCTGTCCAGGCGCAGCATTCGAGCATCGCCGAGATGGCTTTCCACAAGCCCCAGCTTGGGAGCTCCTCGAAGCTCCAAAGCGCC GGCAACTTCAACCTCTACAAGCTCAACAACCCCGCCATCAAACCCTCAGTCGCAAACGCCTCAACAACTCTCAGAACTCGCTCCCCACCGTCGACGACAGGCCCGAAAGCAAGCCCTTGCTCAAGCTACCTCGTCCGAAGCTCCTCTACCTCCCGATGCGTCGTCACTCCTCACATCAGCCGCAGCTGCACAGCCCAAAGATTCCTTCCGCCGAACATTTTCCACCTTTCTGTCTCTTTCAAAGCCCCGCCTGACCGTCCTCGTTGTCTTGTCGGCCATGGCTCCATATGCGCTGTATCCGGTTCCCGAAATGCTGATGCCGACAATGACGGAAACGCCAAGTCTGAGCCCATTGaccctctttttcttgacAACGGGAACTGCGCTGTGCTCTGCAAGCGCAAACACTCTGAATATGCTTTACGAACCATCCACCGACGCCAAGATGACGAGAACAAGGAACCGGCCGTTGGTGAGGGGCCTGATTTCGAACCGAGCTGCGGCATTGTTTGCCATCCTTTGCGGCGCAGCTGGTGCCGGCGCTCTTTACTTTGGTGTCAACCCCACGGTTTCGTTCTTGGGCCTTTCAAACATTGTTCTTTATGCTGGCGTCTATACGCCATTGAAAGCAGTCACTGCGTTCAACACCTGGGTGGGTGCCGTTGTTGGTGGAATTCCGCCCCTGATGGGCTGGGCCGCCGCGGCCGGCGAAGCTGCAACCAAGGACGGTTCCTGGAGGGAGCTGCTCTTGGCTAGTGACGGATCGTCCATCGGCGGATGGCTGCTCGCCGGCCTTCTTTTCGCATGGCAATTTCCGCATTTCATGGCTTTGAGTTGGCCCATCCGTGAGGAATACAAAGCCGCCGGCTTGCGCATGCTCGCGTGGACGAATCCGGCCAGAAACGGACGTGTCGCCTTGAGATACAGCCTCGTCTTTTTCCCATTGTGCTTTGGTCTTTGTGCGGCCGGCGTGACGGACTGGTATTTTGCATTGACCAGTTTGCCCATCAATCTCTGGCTGGCCCGTGAGGCCGTCCGCTTTTGGAAATTCGAGGGCCACAAAGGAAGCGCACGGGGTCTCTTCTGGGCAAGCGTTTGGCATCTCCCCGGCGTAATGATACTTGCACTGCTGCACAAAAAGGGCATGTGGAGTCGAGCTTGGAGGAGCGTGTTtggagatgacgaggaaggagagtgggaggaggaagagctggaagagaTGGCGAGCATGACAGCCACTACCGTGGCACAAAAGGACGAGTCGACACAACCAGGACGGTGA
- a CDS encoding putative diphthamide synthesis protein domain-containing protein, which translates to MTELSSAPVLSTPDDNLFATTEQSETKSTLSLDALRTTYEIARTATEIRQGGWKRVALQFPDHMLVDAPRVVEVLKQELENTSTEEGAKDWRICILADTSYSACCVDEIAAEHTNADVVVHYGRTCLSPTSRLPVIYVYTSQELDYDAVIEQFTKEFGHKDTKVVIMADLTYQNHVEPISKALGELGYSNIVATEVIRDPAGVIPNRRILGNSIDEELLKSHSLFHISDPPASLLLALQSRFASLHVLSVPSPSSPTLDNPTFRTAGLLRRRFARVLTLASAGVIGILVNTLSVSNYLSSIDLLRKKIAAAGKKSYTVVVGKLNPAKLANFAEIEGWVVVGCWESGLIEEDAGYWRPVITPFEMEVALMSEEVRVWGGEWWGGIEKLKLEVDDGAKKEEKEYNDKDEADATVEDGAGDDLDEDESLPPVFDLRTGKLVSSSRPMQLPTRSASKAQQVEGNSEPRSSDALIKRTVGELASINGVASPGAEYLRSQRTWQGLGSDFNDEASTVVEEGRSGIARGYHVGEEADKH; encoded by the coding sequence ATGACCGAACTCTCTTCAGCCCCCGTGCTGTCGACTCCAGACGATAACCTCTTCGCAACCACCGAACAAAGCGAAACCAAGTCTACGCTCTCTCTCGATGCGCTCAGGACGACGTACGAGATCGCGCGCACTGCGACAGAGATCCGCCAAGGTGGATGGAAGAGAGTCGCACTACAGTTTCCAGATCACATGCTCGTCGACGCTCCAAGAGTAGTTGAAGTGCTAAAGCAGGAACTGGAAAACACAAGCACAGAAGAGGGCGCAAAGGATTGGAGGATATGCATTCTTGCGGACACAAGCTACAGCGCTTGCTGCGTCGACGAGATTGCAGCCGAACATACAAATGCAGATGTGGTAGTCCACTATGGAAGGACATGCCTGAGTCCGACGAGTCGACTACCGGTTATATACGTATACACATCCCAGGAGCTGGATTACGATGCCGTCATTGAGCAATTCACCAAAGAATTCGGCCACAAAGACACAAAGGTCGTCATCATGGCAGACTTGACATATCAGAACCACGTGGAGCCGATATCAAAGGCGCTCGGAGAGCTGGGATACAGCAACATAGTAGCGACGGAGGTAATCAGAGACCCTGCTGGGGTAATACCCAACAGGAGAATATTGGGCAACTCAATAGACGAAGAACTCCTCAAGTCGCATTCGCTCTTCCACATTTCGGATCCTCCCGCATCTCTACTTCTCGCGCTCCAGTCCCGATTCGCCTCCCTACATGTCCTCTCTGTACCTTCACCGTCATCTCCCACCCTCGACAACCCGACCTTCCGAACAGCGGGTCTCTTGCGCCGGCGCTTCGCTCGCGTCCTCACCCTTGCTTCGGCGGGTGTCATTGGCATCCTCGTCAACACCCTCTCCGTATCAAATTACCTCTCGTCAATTGACCTGCtgcggaagaagattgcGGCCGCCGGAAAGAAGAGCTATACCGTTGTTGTGGGCAAACTCAACCCCGCCAAGCTGGCTAACTTTGCCGAAATCGAGGGCTGGGTCGTTGTGGGATGCTGGGAAAGCGGGCTGATCGAAGAGGATGCTGGCTACTGGCGGCCTGTCATCACAccctttgagatggaggtgGCATTGATGAGCGAAgaagtacgagtatgggGTGGAGAGTGGTGGGGAGGCATCGAGAAGCTAAAGCTTGAAGTTGACGACGGTGctaagaaagaagagaaggaataCAATGACAAGGATGAGGCGGATGCGAcggttgaagatggtgcCGGAGACgatctggatgaagatgaatcGCTACCGCCCGTATTTGATCTGCGAACAGGAAAACTCGTCAGCAGTAGCAGGCCAATGCAGCTTCCGACGAGAAGCGCATCCAAGGCTCAGCAAGTGGAGGGCAATAGTGAGCCGCGGTCATCCGATGCATTGATAAAGAGAACAGTAGGCGAATTGGCGAGCATCAACGGCGTGGCCAGCCCTGGTGCGGAATATCTCCGATCTCAGAGGACATGGCAAGGACTGGGCAGCGACTTTAATGACGAAGCTAGCACGGTGGTAGAAGAGGGACGAAGTGGCATAGCGAGAGGCTATCATGTGGGTGAAGAGGCGGACAAGCACTAG
- a CDS encoding mutS domain V domain-containing protein: MPSDKAASAARTPAKATRPAAAASSSAKQKSIMSFFQKSSPVSASSAAREKVSSDNQHSSPLKETKANSLPKMKASATFSTPVPSSDAPEPTSSQENMESTVKRTKGKASEPRSVKDEGSEVAPSSPIRKGKRAVNYAESSDDDEPFAYGAASQTRRRGRAARNVVRDEDEYGGSDTAEQEEEDDMDDFVVSDESDGEASRSKKRKRPSKPQSARKRTNLSSSPKEDVELNTTNFDDDDMDLDDIPAGSTAKQWSYNPDSTEKQAVVKPTERVATKDPKVKEKAYMKEPDERYTWLANIRDKEKRSPTDPDYDPRTLYIPPIAWSKFSPFEKQYWEIKQDLWDTIVFFKKGKFYELYEKDATIGHQEFDFKMTDRVNMRMVGVPEGSLDHWVNQFIAKQYKVARVEQMETNLGKEMRERQDKSGKKADKVISRKLGCILTAGTLVDGGMLQDDMAAYCVAIKESVVDDLPAFGIAFTDTATGRFYLSGFVDDVDRTKFETLVAQIGPRELLLEKSGLATKSLRILKNNTSPTTIWTNLKPGTEFWDADTTRRELACAKYFVREEDEEDIWPEALQELKDDDLVMSAIGGLVSYLRFLKLEGPLLSQGNFEIYNPIQKNSTLVLDGQTLTNLELFANTVNGNTDGTLFGLLNKCITPFGKRLFRQWVAHPLCDIDRINERLDAVELLNDDPSVREQFASQLVKMPDLERLISRIHAGACKPEDFVRVLEGFEQIEYTMTLVGAFKGGNGLIDRLISSMPNLEEPLAYWSTAFDRQKAKEEKLMIPESGVDEDFDASVARIEEVKNQLNDLLAEKKAELKCKTLKFTDIGKEIYQIEAPKSVKIPSSWRQMSATKDVKRWYFTELTGLVRELQEAEETHSQLIREVASRFCKKFDVDYETWLKAIKIIAQLDCLLGGDQAKINLLTGANAAGKSTVLRMSCIAVIMAQVGCFVPAKSARLTPVDRIMSRLGANDNIFAAQSTFFVELSETKKILAEATPRSLVILDELGRGTSSYDGVAVAQAVLHHVATHIGCIGFFATHYHSLATEFENHPEIRARRMQIHVDDEERRITFLYKLEDGVAEGSFGMHCAAMCGISDRVIKRAEIAAKEWEHTSRLKDSLDKAKTGCYIPLGILSDVGSLLGNKGDVGAKGVEVLLKAIESL; encoded by the exons ATGCCGAGCGACAAAGCAGCGAGCGCTGCTCGCACGCCGGCAAAGGCCACTcggccagctgctgcagcctcctcttcagcCAAACAGAAGTCGATAATGTCCTTCTTCCAGAAGTCATCGCCcgtctctgcttcttccgcTGCTCGAGAAAAGGTCTCTTCTGATAACCAACACTCCTCCCCTCTGAAAGAGACCAAAGCCAACTCTCTGCCAAAGATGAAGGCCTCTGCCACATTCTCCACCCCAGTGCCCTCCAGCGATGCCCCAGAACCCACAAGCTCGCAGGAGAATATGGAATCGACCGTCAAGCGgaccaagggcaaggccTCTGAACCTAGATCTGTCAAAGACGAAGGGAGTGAGGTAGCTCCCAGCAGTCCCATCCGAAAG GGGAAGAGGGCTGTCAACTATGCCGAATCTTCCGATGACGATGAACCCTTTGCCTATGGAGCGGCTTCACAGACTCGGCGGCGTGGTAGAGCCGCCCGCAACGTTGTcagagacgaagacgaaTACGGTGGAAGTGATACAGccgagcaagaagaagaag ATGACATGGACGACTTTGTTGTGTCGGATGAATCAGACGGAGAGGCTTCTCGGtccaagaagagaaagcgacCTTCGAAGCCTCAATCGGCACGCAAGCGCACAAAcctttcgtcttctcccaaGGAAGACGTAGAGCTGAATACTACAAAtttcgatgatgatgacatggatTTGGACGATATTCCTGCTGGATCTACAGCCAAGCAATGGTCTTACAACCCAGACTCTACCGAAAAGCAAGCGGTCGTCAAGCCTACCGAGCGAGTCGCTACCAAAGACCCCAAGGTGAAGGAAAAGGCGTACATGAAGGAGCCTGACGAGCGTTATACTTGGCTCGCTAACATTcgagacaaagaaaagcgCTCGCCCACTGATCCTGACTATGACCCACGAACTCTTTACATCCCTCCCATCGCGTGGAGTAAGTTTTCACCCTTTGAGAAGCAGTATTGGGAGATTAAACAAGATCTTTGGGACACAATCGTCTTTTTCAAGAAGGGCAAGTTCTACGAGCTTTATGAAAAAGACGCAACCATCGGCCACCAAGAATTCGATTTCAAGATGACTGATCGAGTCAATATGCGTATGGTCGGTGTCCCAGAGGGCTCACTGGACCACTGGGTCAATCAGTTCATCGCTAAGCAGTACAAGGTGGCTCGTGTAGAGCAGATGGAGACCAACTTGGGcaaagagatgagagaaCGCCAAGACAAGAGCGGCAAAAAAGCCGACAAAGTCATTTCTCGAAAGCTTGGTTGTATCTTGACTGCGGGAACCCTGGTTGATGGCGGCATGCTCCAAGACGACATGGCGGCTTATTGCGTTGCGATTAAGGAATCTGTTGTGGATGATTTACCAGCCTTTGGCATTGCCTTCACAGATACTGCTACCGGTCGGTTCTATCTGTCTGGGTTCGTCGACGACGTTGACCGGACCAAGTTTGAAACGCTGGTCGCTCAGATCGGCCCCCGAGAGCTTTTGTTGGAAAAATCTGGCTTGGCGACAAAGTCTCTTCGCATCCTCAAGAACAACACTAGCCCTACCACTATATGGACAAACCTAAAGCCAGGTACAGAGTTTTGGGATGCAGACACTACTAGACGAGAACTCGCTTGTGCAAAATACTTTGTTAgggaagaggacgaagaagatattTGGCCAGAAGCACTCCAGGAACTCAAAGATGACGACCTTGTCATGTCTGCCATTGGTGGTCTTGTATCCTATCTTCGATTCCTCAAGTTGGAAGGCCCGCTGTTGTCGCAAGGCAACTTTGAGATTTACAACCCTATCCAAAAGAACAGCACACTTGTTTTGGACGGCCAGACACTGACCAACCTCGAACTATTCGCAAACACTGTTAACGGCAATACCGATGGCACCTTGTTTGGTCTACTTAATAAGTGCATAACACCTTTCGGCAAACGTCTGTTCCGCCAGTGGGTTGCTCATCCGCTGTGTGATATTGATCGCATCAACGAGCGTTTGGACGCCGTTGAGTTGTTGAACGACGATCCCTCCGTCCGCGAGCAGTTTGCTTCCCAGTTGGTCAAGATGCCCGACCTTGAGCGACTTATTTCACGCATCCACGCCGGCGCTTGCAAACCTGAAGATTTTGTCCGGGTTCTCGAGGGTTTCGAGCAAATCGAATATACTATGACTCTTGTTGGTGCCTTCAAAGGTGGAAACGGTCTAATTGATAGGCTCATTTCGTCAATGCCTAACCTTGAGGAACCCCTAGCATACTGGAGCACGGCATTTGATCGTCAGAAagcaaaggaagagaaacTTATGATCCCAGAGAGTGGTGTcgatgaagactttgacgCCAGTGTGGCCCGGATTGAGGAGGTGAAGAATCAGCTAAATGATTTGTTGGCTGAGAAAAAGGCCGAGCTCAAATGCAAGACGCTCAAGTTTACAGATATTGGCAAGGAAATCTATCAAATAGAAGCGCCGAAGAGCGTCAAGATCCCATCCAGCTGGCGTCAAATGTCTGCAACCAAGGACGTTAAGCGATGGTACTTTACTGAGCTCACCGGCCTTGTTCGAGAACTCCAGGAAGCTGAGGAAACGCACTCCCAGCTTATTCGGGAGGTTGCGTCGCGCTTCTGCAAGAAATTCGACGTTGACTACGAGACTTGGCTGAAAGCTATCAAAATCATTGCCCAACTTGACTGTCTA CTCGGTGGTGACCAGGCTAAGATTAACCTTCTTACCGGTGCCAACGCAGCTGGTAAGTCTACGGTTCTCAGAATG TCCTGCattgccgtcatcatggccCAAGTTGGTTGTTTCGTCCCAGCCAAGTCGGCTCGTCTCACTCCCGTTGATCGCATCATGTCACGCTTGGGAGCCAACGACAATATTTTCGCTGCGCAATCCACCTTCTTCGTGGAACTTTCTGAAACAAAGAAGATCCTCGCCGAGGCTACTCCTCGCTCCCTCGTCATTCTTGATGAGCTAGGCCGAGGAACAAGCTCATACGACGGCGTAGCTGTCGCTCAAGCTGTGCTGCATCATGTGGCGACTCACATTGGTTGTATCGGCTTCTTTGCGACGCATTATCATTCTCTTGCTACCGAGTTTGAGAATCATCCAGAGATTCGCGCTCGCCGCATGCAGATTCAcgttgacgatgaagaacgCCGGATTACCTTCTTGTACAAGCTTGAGGATGGTGTTGCGGAAGGCAGTTTCGGCATGCACTGTGCCGCCATGTGTGGCATCTCAGACCGCGTCATTAAGAGAGCTGAGATAGCTGCAAAGGAATGGGAGCATACCAGCCGTTTGAAGGACAGCTtggacaaggccaagacagGATGCTACATTCCCCTGGGCATTCTCAGCGATGTCGGTTCTTTGCTCGGGAATAAAGGTGATGTCGGTGCGAAGGGGGTTGAGGTTTTGCTTAAAGCCATTGAAAGCCTGTGA